From Rhododendron vialii isolate Sample 1 chromosome 7a, ASM3025357v1:
ACACAATCTGCATAGTTTTTCACCACATCAGCACATTTCAAGGGGTCCTTCACAGGGTCCTTGTGGCACTCAAAGCAAGCATCTTGTTCTGTCAAACAGGGCTGGGGCTTCTGGTTCGGAAGCTTGAACTCCTTGTCGTGGAGATCCTTGGCTCTCTGTGCTACTTCCTGCACCATGACATCCTCTTGCTTTTGCAACCTCTCCAAAACTTTCTCACTTTCTTTAACAGCAGAGCGGATGGCATCCAACTCTGCAATAGCAGAATGTGGAGGAGGGGATGCTGGAATGAATAGTGGAGGCTGGACTGGCCAACCCAAAGGAGCAGTCACTTTGGGAATTTCAGAATCACTAGAAATCGGCTTCTGATGTACCTTTGTCTGGGGTTCCCTTGGTAGCTTTGGTTTGGATCTCTTAGTTTTTCTCTTCGATTTCTCACCATCGTCAGCGAGCTGTTTGACTAAGTTGCTGCTAATCTGAATCGTGAAAGATTCACCCATTATAAAGCAGCTTCAGGACAACTTACCTGAAAACAGCCATTATGGTGATCAAATAGGACCAAGGCAGACAGGTGGATGAAATTGAGGCCAAAACGTTATTATGATATTGAGCAACACTTATCAAAAAGATTTTGAGTAACATGGTTGTAAATATGGAGTACCTGATACCTGATATGAGACAAACTGGTAGACtattgttgtgtgtgtgtgtgtgtgtgtgtgtgtgggggggggggggcggtggGGGGTGGTGTTTGTTAGGAATTCAAAATCAGATAAGGTGGAATGACTTTGTCTCCGTTATTAATACGCAGTTGGAGACTCCAAAGACACCTGAGCAGCATCTTCCCAAAATTTTTGGTTCTACTATTGGCTAGCCTTCATTCCTAACAGAATTCATCTCCTTGCATAACAAacagttggggggggggggggggggggggggtgtttgtTAGGAATTCAAAATCAGATAAGGTGGAATGACTTTGTCTCCGTTATTAATACGCAGTTGGAGACTCCAAAGACACCTGAGCAGCATCTTCCCAAAATTTTTGGTTCTACTATTGGCTAGCCTTCATTCCTAACAGAATTCATCTCCTTGCATAACAAACAGTTTAGAGATGATTCTGTTTTGGGCCCTGACCCTTGAACGCCAAGTACCATTTTGAACGCGTTGATAACCAAGAATCAGAACTAGACAAATTCCTTGAAGAAACAAGAG
This genomic window contains:
- the LOC131331904 gene encoding uncharacterized protein LOC131331904; translation: MGESFTIQISSNLVKQLADDGEKSKRKTKRSKPKLPREPQTKVHQKPISSDSEIPKVTAPLGWPVQPPLFIPASPPPHSAIAELDAIRSAVKESEKVLERLQKQEDVMVQEVAQRAKDLHDKEFKLPNQKPQPCLTEQDACFECHKDPVKDPLKCADVVKNYADCVRRARQQVS